CTCAGAATAGTGTACTAGCAATTGATAAGATGGAAGTGTAAAAGCACTTACAGGACAGAAATTTTTGAGTTCCATGATCTCGCCACTAGGGTCAGTCTTGAACCTTTCTTCAAGACACTGCATCACGATCGATCGAGCCGGTAACCACGACCTTGCATGAAATCTTACACTCTACAGGGGGCAGTGTTAAAATATACAAGTTAGCTTTTGAATGACTCTTGGGaacatatataactaaatatcaCAAAGAGCTAGAAATATTACATCGAGGAACTCTTTGCCAGCAAGAGCCATGGCAAGCTGGAAAGCCTCATTCTCCTTATCCTGTGACTGGTCAGGGTCAATCCAATCAAGATTCAATCTTCCAACCCTCGAAGACAAATGTGTGTTGTTCACATATCTTGGAGGCTGATCTGTATCATACCGATTAACTCCATTGTCCACAGCATCAATCGCCTGTCAAAAAAGTTGATGaaacatttaacaaaaaaaaatgcatgaAGAATGATTAACAATGATAGAGAGAATAAACACCTCCATGAAGCTCTTGTAGACAGCAAGAAACAAGCGAAGGACATCAGGGTGATCTTGGTCGACGTTAAGTTCCTTAGCAATGATCTCCTTTCCAAAATGCTGAAGCAAAAACAACATTTTCAGacaagactttctttctttctttgtttcaaaAGGGGGAGCAAAGCAATAACCTTGTAAACGAGACCGGCACTGCTGAGTTTGGTGTTGAAACCATGTCCAAACACCTCTTGGAAGCCTTTCTGGTGATGATCATAGCGGTCATGGTCGGGGTCATAAACACCTCCAACGTCAAGCACTGCATCAAGCTCTCCCAATATCTGAGAGAAAGAGATTTACAATCGAAACCTTAAATTCCCAAAATCAAGTTCGAACACCTAAACAGTCTCCGACTACTAACTCAACTCCTAAGATTCGTTTGTGGTACCTTAGGGTCACGAGTACGGACGATATCGGCGCCGGAGAATTTATCGGAGAGGCGGATCATGAAGCAACCGAGAGCCTCGTCACAGTGAAAGCTTCCATTGTGAGTACCAACTTTCTTTACGGAAGCCTCCGAAGGAGAAGCGGGAGTGATAGTAGAGTAAACCCTAACGACGGCACAAGGAG
The sequence above is drawn from the Raphanus sativus cultivar WK10039 chromosome 7, ASM80110v3, whole genome shotgun sequence genome and encodes:
- the LOC108836367 gene encoding uncharacterized protein LOC108836367 isoform X2, translated to MAPCAVVRVYSTITPASPSEASVKKVGTHNGSFHCDEALGCFMIRLSDKFSGADIVRTRDPKILGELDAVLDVGGVYDPDHDRYDHHQKGFQEVFGHGFNTKLSSAGLVYKHFGKEIIAKELNVDQDHPDVLRLFLAVYKSFMEAIDAVDNGVNRYDTDQPPRYVNNTHLSSRVGRLNLDWIDPDQSQDKENEAFQLAMALAGKEFLDSVRFHARSWLPARSIVMQCLEERFKTDPSGEIMELKNFCPWKLHLFELEQEMKIEPLIKYVIYQDERGKQWRVQAVAVAPDRFENRKALPEQWRGLRDEELSKAAEIPGCVFVHMSGFIGGNQSYDGALSMARTALTL
- the LOC108836367 gene encoding uncharacterized protein LOC108836367 isoform X1, with translation MFPVTKCLIRNLSLLPPLVAMAPCAVVRVYSTITPASPSEASVKKVGTHNGSFHCDEALGCFMIRLSDKFSGADIVRTRDPKILGELDAVLDVGGVYDPDHDRYDHHQKGFQEVFGHGFNTKLSSAGLVYKHFGKEIIAKELNVDQDHPDVLRLFLAVYKSFMEAIDAVDNGVNRYDTDQPPRYVNNTHLSSRVGRLNLDWIDPDQSQDKENEAFQLAMALAGKEFLDSVRFHARSWLPARSIVMQCLEERFKTDPSGEIMELKNFCPWKLHLFELEQEMKIEPLIKYVIYQDERGKQWRVQAVAVAPDRFENRKALPEQWRGLRDEELSKAAEIPGCVFVHMSGFIGGNQSYDGALSMARTALTL